A single genomic interval of Lathyrus oleraceus cultivar Zhongwan6 chromosome 7, CAAS_Psat_ZW6_1.0, whole genome shotgun sequence harbors:
- the LOC127108241 gene encoding probable GABA transporter 2 encodes MANPPKETHLSDNDAGAAFVLQSKGQWWHAGFHLTTAIVGPTILTLPYAFRGLGWWIGMLCLTVMGVVTFYSYCLMSKVLDHCENAGRRHIRFRELAADVLGSGWMFYFVIFIQTAINTGVGVGAILLAGECLQIVYSNIAPNGSLKLYHFIAMVTVVMIVLSQLPTFHSLRHINLCSLFLSLGYTFLVVGACIHAGTSKNAPPRDYSLEPKKSSRAFSAFTAISIIAAIFGNGILPEIQATLAPPATGKMIKGLTMCYAVILVTFYSAAVSGYWVFGNKSNSNILKSLLPDEGPSLAPTWVLGLAVIFVLLQLFAIGLVYSQVAYEIMEKKSADVKQGMFSKRNLLPRIILRTIYMIFCGFVAAMLPFFGDINGVVGAVGFIPLDFVLPMILYNKTHKPPKSSLTYLINMSIMVVFSGAGIMGAFSSIRKLVLDANQFKLFGSDVVD; translated from the exons ATGGCAAATCCACCCAAAGAGACTCATCTTTCCGACAACGACGCCGGCGCTGCTTTCGTCCTCCAATCCAAAG GCCAATGGTGGCACGCCGGATTTCACTTGACGACGGCGATAGTTGGACCGACGATACTAACGCTGCCGTACGCGTTCAGAGGATTAGGGTGGTGGATTGGGATGCTATGCCTAACAGTGATGGGCGTTGTTACGTTCTACTCTTATTGCCTCATGTCTAAAGTTCTTGATCACTGTGAAAACGCCGGTCGCCGTCATATTCGGTTCCGGGAACTCGCCGCCGATGTCTTAG GTTCGGGTTGGATGTTCTATTTTGTAATCTTTATTCAAACGGCAATCAATACTGGTGTTGGCGTAGGGGCAATTCTACTGGCTGGTGAATGCCTTCAG ATTGTGTACTCCAATATTGCCCCTAATGGATCACTGAAATTGTACCACTTCATAGCAATGGTGACAGTGGTAATGATAGTTCTGTCTCAGCTTCCCACTTTCCATTCCCTACGACACATCAACTTGTGTTCACTTTTTCTCAGCTTAGGCTACACCTTCCTAGTAGTTGGTGCTTGTATTCATGCAG GTACATCCAAAAATGCCCCTCCAAGGGACTATTCCTTGGAACCCAAGAAATCCTCAAGGGCCTTCAGTGCCTTCACTGCCATATCCATAATTGCAGCAATATTTGGGAATGGAATATTACCTGAGATACAA GCAACTCTAGCACCTCCTGCAACCGGAAAGATGATAAAAGGCCTTACTATGTGTTATGCTGTAATCTTGGTGACATTCTACTCTGCTGCAGTTTCTGGATATTGGGTATTTGGAAACAAGTCCAATTCAAATATTTTGAAGAGTTTGCTGCCAGATGAAGGACCTTCTTTGGCTCCAACTTGGGTCCTTGGACTCGCTGTCATCTTTGTTCTTCTTCAGCTCTTTGCAATTGGTCTG GTTTATTCTCAAGTTGCTTACGAGATAATGGAGAAGAAATCGGCTGACGTGAAGCAAGGGATGTTTTCCAAGAGAAATCTTCTTCCACGAATAATTCTAAGAACAATTTACATGATTTTCTGTGGATTTGTAGCGGCCATGTTGCCATTTTTCGGAGACATAAATGGCGTGGTTGGTGCTGTTGGTTTCATTCCTCTGGATTTTGTTTTGCCTATGATTCTATACAACAAAACACACAAGCCTCCAAAATCATCATTGACTTACTTGATCAACATGTCAATCATGGTGGTATTCAGTGGTGCAGGAATCATGGGTGCATTCTCTTCTATAAGAAAATTGGTTCTTGATGCAAACCAATTTAAGCTTTTTGGCAGTGATGTTGTGGATTGA